In one Sphingomonas sanguinis genomic region, the following are encoded:
- the pgmG gene encoding phosphoglucomutase/phosphomannomutase PgmG, which yields MGDRGAERIAAIHPSACREYDVRGTVPETLDEGAAYAVGRGFATRVRRAGGARVVVGRDGRLSSPMLEAALVDGLTDSGVDVVRIGLGPTPMVYFAEATLKVDGAVQVTGSHNPRDDNGFKMVLRHRPFFGEDVQDLARMAAARDWTEGAGTVEQVDILDAYVERLLAGYGGGEYRIGWDCGSGASGPVIEKLVQRLPGEHHTLFTDVDGHFPHHHPDPTVEANLDALKNLVAAKQLDFGFAFDGDGDRIGAVDGRGRVIWGDQILMLLAGPALTEHPGAPIVADVKASQALFDHIEALGGQPVMWKTGHSLMKTKMLETAAPLGGEMSGHMFFAGEWYGFDDAHYAAIRLIRSVRLAGRSMTELRGTMPAMVDIPETRIVVPEADKFALVERVAAALARDGADINHTDGVRVRTADGWWLLRASNTQAALTVRAESGDSAGLERVLAEMDGYLAAEGVRR from the coding sequence ATGGGTGATCGGGGGGCTGAGCGGATCGCCGCGATCCACCCGAGCGCCTGCCGCGAATACGACGTGCGCGGCACCGTGCCCGAGACGCTGGACGAGGGCGCCGCCTATGCGGTCGGTCGCGGGTTCGCGACGCGGGTACGGCGGGCGGGCGGCGCCCGCGTCGTGGTCGGGCGCGACGGACGGCTCAGCTCACCGATGCTGGAGGCCGCGCTGGTCGACGGGCTGACCGACAGCGGCGTCGATGTCGTGCGCATCGGCCTTGGCCCGACGCCGATGGTCTATTTCGCTGAAGCGACCCTAAAGGTGGACGGCGCCGTACAGGTAACGGGCAGCCATAATCCCCGCGACGACAACGGCTTCAAGATGGTGCTGCGCCATCGCCCCTTTTTCGGCGAGGATGTCCAGGACCTGGCCCGCATGGCGGCGGCACGCGACTGGACTGAGGGCGCGGGTACGGTCGAGCAGGTCGACATTCTCGACGCCTATGTCGAACGGCTGCTGGCCGGCTATGGGGGCGGCGAATACCGGATCGGCTGGGACTGCGGCAGCGGCGCGTCCGGCCCGGTCATCGAAAAGCTGGTCCAGCGCCTGCCGGGTGAGCATCACACGCTGTTCACCGATGTGGACGGTCATTTCCCGCATCATCACCCCGATCCGACGGTCGAGGCGAATTTAGACGCGCTGAAGAATCTGGTCGCCGCCAAGCAGCTCGATTTCGGATTCGCTTTCGACGGCGATGGCGACCGGATCGGCGCGGTGGACGGACGGGGCCGGGTCATCTGGGGCGACCAGATATTGATGCTGCTGGCAGGCCCTGCCCTGACCGAGCATCCCGGCGCGCCGATCGTCGCGGACGTGAAGGCCAGCCAGGCGCTGTTCGACCATATCGAGGCGCTCGGCGGCCAGCCGGTCATGTGGAAGACCGGCCACAGCCTGATGAAGACCAAGATGCTCGAAACAGCCGCTCCGCTAGGCGGCGAGATGTCGGGGCATATGTTCTTCGCGGGCGAATGGTACGGCTTCGACGATGCGCATTACGCCGCGATCCGGCTGATTCGCAGCGTCCGTCTGGCAGGTCGCTCGATGACCGAGCTGCGCGGTACGATGCCCGCGATGGTCGATATTCCCGAGACGCGAATCGTCGTGCCGGAGGCGGACAAGTTCGCGCTTGTCGAGCGCGTGGCGGCGGCGCTGGCGCGTGACGGGGCGGACATCAACCACACCGATGGCGTCCGGGTGCGGACGGCGGATGGCTGGTGGTTGCTCCGCGCGTCCAATACGCAGGCCGCGCTGACCGTGCGCGCCGAGTCGGGGGATAGCGCCGGACTGGAGCGGGTTTTGGCGGAAATGGATGGCTATCTCGCGGCGGAGGGGGTGCGGCGATAG